From a single Lewinella sp. LCG006 genomic region:
- the moeB gene encoding molybdopterin-synthase adenylyltransferase MoeB, whose amino-acid sequence MNLSPEEKNRYARHLILPGFGMEAQLKLKAARVLVIGAGGLGSPLLQYLAAAGVGTIGIIDPDRVSSSNLQRQVLYGEKDLGKLKVEAAKERLLDLNPHLSINTYPQVFDKNNAMEILSEYEIIADGTDNFPTRYLVNDACVLAGKPYVYGSIFRFEGQVSVFNLAMPDGSRSPNYRDLYPTPPPPDQVPNCAEGGVLGVLPGMIGAMQANEVIKIITETGTSLAGKMVLFDAAHFSQHTLRYKANPATKIEALIDYEVFCGLPAQEQLPSIDAGTLKAMLQRKEDFLLLDVREQSEYDLDHLDGKLMPLVELPEKWQELPKQTLVVVHCQSGARSARAVAFLQEKGYSQVYNLEGGINAYRNLTSAIPPLT is encoded by the coding sequence GTGAATTTATCTCCTGAAGAAAAAAACCGCTACGCCCGGCATTTGATCCTTCCTGGTTTTGGAATGGAAGCCCAGCTCAAACTGAAGGCTGCCCGAGTGCTCGTCATTGGTGCCGGCGGCTTGGGTAGCCCGCTTTTGCAATACCTGGCTGCCGCCGGTGTGGGTACCATTGGCATTATCGACCCCGATAGGGTGAGCAGCAGCAACCTCCAACGACAGGTTTTGTACGGAGAAAAAGATTTGGGCAAACTAAAGGTTGAAGCTGCTAAAGAGCGGCTCCTGGATTTGAACCCTCATCTTTCGATCAACACCTATCCGCAAGTTTTTGACAAAAACAATGCGATGGAAATATTATCTGAGTACGAGATAATTGCGGATGGGACAGATAATTTCCCTACCAGGTACTTGGTCAATGATGCCTGTGTACTCGCAGGAAAGCCCTACGTGTATGGTTCAATCTTCCGCTTTGAAGGTCAGGTGAGTGTCTTTAACCTGGCAATGCCGGATGGCAGTAGAAGTCCTAATTACCGCGACCTCTACCCCACTCCACCACCACCAGATCAGGTACCCAATTGTGCAGAAGGCGGTGTATTGGGAGTATTGCCTGGTATGATTGGGGCGATGCAAGCCAATGAAGTTATCAAAATCATTACCGAAACGGGCACTTCGCTAGCGGGCAAAATGGTACTTTTTGATGCTGCCCATTTTAGTCAGCACACCTTACGTTACAAGGCCAATCCCGCTACGAAGATTGAAGCACTTATTGACTACGAAGTATTTTGCGGCTTGCCTGCACAAGAACAATTACCCAGCATTGATGCGGGGACACTGAAAGCGATGCTGCAACGTAAGGAAGACTTCCTTCTTTTGGATGTAAGAGAGCAAAGTGAATACGACTTGGATCATCTCGACGGAAAGCTCATGCCGCTGGTAGAGTTGCCCGAAAAATGGCAAGAGCTGCCAAAACAAACCTTGGTAGTTGTGCACTGCCAAAGCGGTGCTCGCAGCGCCAGAGCTGTAGCATTTTTACAAGAGAAGGGTTATTCTCAGGTCTATAATCTGGAAGGAGGGATAAATGCTTATCGCAATTTAACAAGCGCAATACCACCACTTACTTAG